From Streptomyces sp. NBC_00690, a single genomic window includes:
- a CDS encoding flavin reductase family protein, giving the protein MSQLAAGVVLVTAHDADDGPRGEDVGMTATAFLSVSLNPPLVMVSLRNGSRMDDLLAEQPMWGISVLSESQRHIAGRFAMKGRISDRLLFEDIPYARGKVSGALLVRGALATLECRTENRVVAGDHTLVIGRVLGADLYSTEGGPLMYFRGRYRQLG; this is encoded by the coding sequence ATGTCCCAGCTTGCCGCCGGGGTGGTCCTGGTGACCGCGCACGACGCGGACGACGGCCCACGCGGTGAGGACGTGGGCATGACCGCAACCGCCTTCCTCTCCGTGTCGCTCAACCCCCCATTGGTGATGGTCAGCCTCCGCAACGGCTCGCGCATGGACGACCTCCTCGCGGAACAGCCAATGTGGGGAATCTCCGTACTCTCCGAAAGCCAGCGGCACATCGCGGGCAGGTTCGCCATGAAGGGGCGGATCAGCGACCGACTGCTGTTCGAGGACATCCCCTACGCACGAGGGAAGGTGAGCGGGGCGCTACTGGTGCGTGGAGCGCTGGCGACCTTGGAGTGCCGCACGGAGAACCGGGTCGTCGCGGGTGATCACACGCTGGTGATCGGACGGGTGCTGGGAGCGGATCTCTACAGCACCGAGGGCGGACCGCTGATGTACTTCAGGGGCCGCTACCGCCAACTGGGCTGA
- the arfB gene encoding alternative ribosome rescue aminoacyl-tRNA hydrolase ArfB, which translates to MSGPYVIRGSVSLPEAELIWRFSRSSGPGGQHVNTTDSQVELRFDLGKTDALPRVWKERALERLAGRLVGGVIAVRSSEHRSQWRNRETAAVRLASLLADATAPPPKPRRAVRVPRGINERRLKEKKQRADVKRGRSGRDWH; encoded by the coding sequence ATGTCCGGGCCCTATGTCATCCGTGGCTCGGTCTCCTTGCCGGAGGCCGAGTTGATCTGGCGTTTCTCCAGGTCATCTGGGCCTGGTGGCCAGCACGTGAACACCACTGATTCACAGGTCGAGCTGCGCTTCGACCTCGGCAAGACGGATGCCCTGCCCAGGGTGTGGAAGGAACGCGCTCTGGAGCGGTTGGCCGGCCGTCTGGTCGGCGGAGTGATCGCCGTGCGCTCGTCCGAGCACCGCTCGCAGTGGCGCAATCGCGAGACGGCGGCCGTCCGGCTCGCCTCGCTCCTCGCGGATGCGACCGCCCCGCCGCCGAAGCCGCGCCGAGCCGTGCGGGTGCCGCGAGGGATCAACGAGAGGCGTCTGAAGGAGAAGAAGCAGCGCGCGGACGTCAAACGCGGTCGCTCAGGCCGTGACTGGCACTGA
- a CDS encoding TerD family protein, translated as MAVSLTKGGNVSLTKEAPGLTAVTVGLGWDVRTTTGTDFDLDASAIGVNPAGKVASDAHFIFFNNRATPDQTIVHTGDNRTGEGGGDDEQINVNLAGLPADVDKIVFPVSIYDAVTRAQNFGQVRNAYIRILNQAGGAEIARYDLSEDAAVETAMVFGELYRNGAEWKFRAVGQGYAAGLEGIARDFGVNL; from the coding sequence ATGGCAGTTAGCCTGACCAAGGGCGGCAACGTCTCGCTCACCAAGGAGGCACCGGGCCTGACCGCCGTTACGGTCGGCCTCGGCTGGGACGTCCGCACCACGACGGGCACGGACTTCGACCTCGACGCCTCCGCGATCGGTGTGAACCCCGCGGGCAAGGTCGCCTCCGACGCCCACTTCATCTTCTTCAACAACCGGGCCACGCCGGACCAGACCATCGTGCACACCGGTGACAACCGCACCGGTGAGGGCGGCGGCGACGACGAGCAGATCAATGTGAACCTCGCGGGTCTGCCCGCCGACGTCGACAAGATCGTCTTCCCGGTCTCGATCTACGACGCCGTCACCCGCGCCCAGAACTTCGGCCAGGTGCGCAACGCCTACATCCGCATCCTCAACCAGGCCGGTGGCGCCGAGATCGCCCGCTACGACCTGAGCGAGGACGCGGCGGTCGAGACCGCGATGGTCTTCGGCGAGCTCTACCGCAACGGCGCCGAGTGGAAGTTCCGCGCGGTCGGCCAGGGGTACGCGGCCGGGCTGGAAGGCATCGCCCGCGACTTCGGTGTGAACCTCTAG
- a CDS encoding GNAT family N-acetyltransferase, giving the protein MYAISLGDDGAELRPLEPWQAAEFLAHVDRGREFIGQFNGLPDVIKDLESSRAFLQAYAEKTAADTGRIYGIRTDGTLVGAVIFRQLDAARGTAEAGCWLEPSAVGRGLVTRAVRTIIDWAVEERGIHRVEWVVSAGNAPSIAVARRLGMTKEGVLRESYLYRGERHDEEIWSVLAPEWRAAKRAS; this is encoded by the coding sequence ATGTACGCAATATCCCTAGGTGATGACGGCGCCGAGCTGCGTCCGCTCGAACCCTGGCAGGCGGCCGAGTTCCTGGCCCACGTGGACCGCGGGCGGGAGTTCATCGGGCAGTTCAACGGCCTGCCGGACGTGATCAAGGATCTGGAGTCGAGCCGGGCGTTCCTCCAGGCGTACGCCGAGAAGACCGCGGCCGACACCGGACGCATCTACGGCATCCGCACGGACGGCACGCTGGTCGGCGCGGTCATCTTCCGCCAACTGGACGCCGCCCGGGGCACAGCCGAAGCGGGCTGTTGGCTGGAACCGTCCGCGGTGGGCCGGGGCCTGGTGACCCGGGCGGTACGGACCATCATCGACTGGGCCGTCGAGGAGCGGGGAATCCACCGGGTCGAGTGGGTGGTCTCCGCGGGCAACGCCCCGAGCATCGCGGTCGCCCGCCGCCTCGGAATGACCAAGGAAGGCGTCCTGCGCGAGAGCTACCTCTACCGGGGCGAGCGCCACGACGAAGAGATCTGGTCGGTCCTGGCACCGGAATGGCGGGCCGCCAAGCGGGCTTCCTGA